A window of Solanum stenotomum isolate F172 chromosome 3, ASM1918654v1, whole genome shotgun sequence contains these coding sequences:
- the LOC125859562 gene encoding peroxidase 72-like yields the protein MAKILSLFIMVTSILAFAPILCLSSKTNYYGYLYPQFYDWSCPNAKEIVKSVVAKAVAREARMAASLLRLHFHDCFVKGCDASLLLDSSGTIISEKLSNTNRNSARGFEVIDEIKSALEMECPQTVSCADILALAARDSTVLAGGPSWEVPLGRRDSRDASISGSNNNIPAPNNTFNTILTKFNLKGLDLVDLVALSGSHTIGNARCTSFKQRLYNQLGNNLPDYTLDQSYAAQLSTMCPKFGGDQNLFFLDYVTPTKFDNNYYKNLLASRGLLNSDQILVTKNQATLELVKLYAENNEIFFEHFAKSMVKMGNISPLTGYKGEIRKNCRYMN from the exons ATGGCTAAAATATTGAGTTTATTCATCATGGTCACATCTATTCTTGCTTTTGCACCAATATTATGTTTATCTAGCAAGACCAATTATTATGGTTACCTATATCCACAATTTTATGATTGGTCATGCCCAAATGCAAAAGAAATTGTCAAGTCTGTTGTTGCTAAAGCCGTAGCTAGAGAAGCTCGAATGGCCGCCTCTTTGCTTAGGCTTCATTTTCACGATTGCTTTGTCAAG GGATGTGATGCATCATTGCTTCTAGATAGCAGTGGAACAATAATAAGTGAAAAATTATCAAACACCAATAGAAATTCAGCACGTGGATTTGAAGTAATTGATGAAATTAAATCTGCACTTGAAATGGAATGCCCTCAAACTGTCTCTTGTGCTGATATATTGGCACTTGCTGCAAGGGATTCTACTGTTCTA GCTGGTGGACCAAGCTGGGAGGTTCCATTAGGAAGAAGAGACTCAAGAGATGCTAGCATAAGTGGCTCCAACAATAACATTCCTGCTCCAAACAACACATTTAATACAATCCTCACTAAATTCAACCTAAAAGGGCTTGATCTTGTTGACCTTGTTGCTTTATCTG GGAGCCACACCATTGGAAATGCAAGATGCACTAGCTTCAAGCAAAGACTCTACAATCAATTAGGAAATAATTTACCAGATTATACACTTGACCAATCATATGCTGCACAATTGAGCACTATGTGTCCAAAATTTGGTGGTgaccaaaatttatttttcttggattATGTCACACCAACAAAATTTGATAACAATTACTACAAGAACTTGTTGGCTTCAAGGGGTTTATTGAATTCAGATCAAATTCTTGTGACAAAGAATCAAGCAACATTAGAATTGGTGAAATTGTATGCTGAAAATAATGAGATTTTTTTCGAGCATTTTGCGAAATCTATGGTTAAAATGGGAAATATTTCACCTTTAACTGGATATAAGGGAGAGATTAGGAAGAATTGTAGATAcatgaactaa